One window of the Zygotorulaspora mrakii chromosome 6, complete sequence genome contains the following:
- a CDS encoding cyclin family protein has product MSSSSENTENTQNDRSAKILRNVQQRLALNNVTNTITAQQNASHQSSIRNLKSSLSMARDEGSRIPQFSKETYIHPSLANSSTLDPQNSSRSSTTNKSIDFLSSKTASVGQGELGSFTVCENKENQDPFSSSRLLPSIREEGHHKSDEEHVLLKSQSSHITQTGKPDPKSSQIFLGNDKIDTSSDYQKSNSSSTNNNNNNSNNNNNNNNNNDSKNSINPRDMDAGKKRPISTLVEHDVPKKFKICDENGEEEYEWEDLDAEDANDPFMVSEYVNEIFDYLSHLEVVTLPSEENLYKHRNIRQNRDILVNWLVKIHNKFGLLPETLYLAINTMDRFLSKELVQLDKLQLVGTSCLFIASKYEEVYSPSIKHFASETDGACTEDEIKEGEKFILKTLNFNLNYPNPMNFLRRISKADDYDIQSRTLAKFLLEISLVDFRFIGILPSLCAAAAMFLSRKMLGKGKWDGNLIHYSGGYTKEQLAPVCHMMMDYLVSPIVHDEFHRKYQSRRFMKASVISVQWALKVRKNGYDIMTLHE; this is encoded by the coding sequence ATGTCCTCATCCTCTGAGAATACAGAAAATACACAGAATGACAGATCTGCtaaaattttgagaaatgtTCAGCAAAGGTTAGCATTGAACAATGTTACGAACACGATAACAGCGCAACAAAATGCATCTCATCAGTCATCTATTAGAAACTTGAAAAGTTCTCTGTCCATGGCAAGAGATGAAGGAAGCAGAATTCCACAGTTTAGTAAAGAGACATATATTCATCCAAGCTTAGCTAATTCATCAACACTCGATCCACAAAATAGCTCACGAAGTAGCACGACGAATAAATCGATTGACTTCCTGTCCTCCAAAACAGCATCAGTTGGACAAGGCGAATTAGGTTCTTTCACTGTGTGCGAGAATAAAGAGAACCAAGATCCATTCTCTTCATCGAGACTGTTACCTTCAATAAGAGAAGAAGGACATCACAAGTCAGATGAGGAGCACGTACTTCTGAAATCTCAGTCGAGTCATATTACACAAACTGGTAAACCAGATCCAAAAAGCtcacaaatttttttaggtaatgataaaattgatacCAGCAGTGACTATCAGAAAAGCAATAGCAGTAGTactaataataataacaataacagcaataataataataataataataataataatgacAGTAAGAATAGCATTAATCCCAGAGATATGGATGCTGGGAAGAAAAGGCCGATCTCTACTTTAGTAGAGCATGATGTGCCTAAGAAGTTTAAAATATGCGACGAAAATGGTGAGGAAGAATATGAGTGGGAAGACCTAGATGCAGAAGATGCTAATGATCCTTTCATGGTTAGTGAGTATGtgaatgaaatttttgattatttaaGTCATTTGGAGGTAGTTACACTACcaagtgaagaaaatctCTATAAACACAGAAACATTCGTCAAAATCGAGATATTCTAGTAAACTGGTTAGTGAAAATTCATAATAAATTTGGACTATTACCCGAGACGCTCTATCTAGCGATAAACACAATGGATCGTTTTTTGAGTAAGGAACTAGTTCAGTTAGATAAGCTTCAATTAGTTGGCACGTCATGTCTCTTCATCGCATCAAAGTATGAGGAAGTTTACTCACCAAGCATAAAACATTTTGCATCAGAAACTGATGGCGCTTGTACAGAAGACGAAATCAAAGAGGGcgaaaaattcattttgaagacaCTGAATTTTAATCTAAATTATCCGAATCCAATGAACTTCTTGCGGAGAATATCGAAGGCGGATGACTACGATATACAGTCTCGAACACTTGCCAAGTTCCTGCTAGAGATTTCATTGGTTGATTTCAGATTTATAGGTATATTGCCCTCTTTATGTGCAGCAGCAGCTATGTTTCTTTCTAGAAAGATGTTAGGCAAGGGAAAGTGGGATGGTAATCTAATTCATTATAGTGGTGGCTATACGAAAGAACAATTAGCGCCGGTATGCCACATGATGATGGATTATCTAGTAAGTCCAATCGTCCACGATGAATTTCACAGAAAGTATCAGTCAAGAAGGTTTATGAAAGCATCAGTAATATCCGTTCAATGGGCATTGAAGgttagaaaaaatggatatGATATAATGACACTGCATGAATAG
- a CDS encoding cyclin family protein encodes MASLTGSANSSTRSSSENLKFNDTAALDTKVCNLKVSSTSGSPNAKPRRALSEVPVNTQQTKELSEISGRVRREDSELTLQSFRKRKIYRDQEEENPTTKVKARKTSKTSDEEPQEEKILWKDLDANERKDVCMVTEYTNEIFSHLYKREMETLPSHNYLTDTKSKHNLRPSMRAILIDWLVEVHEKFQCYPETLFLTINIMDRFLSMNKVTLSKLQLLAVTALFIAAKFEEVNLPKLSDYAYITDGAATKNDIKNAEMFMLSSLEFNIGWPNPMNFLRRISKADNYDFQTRSIAKFLLECIMCYHKFIHLKPSTMSAMAMYVAKQITSTHNKKNLWDETFKHYSGGIDPYADAEFQSYCKDLIKEIASPTTKLDSLYLKFKKPKNGAMYYKVFQWCQNQVETDESLNSLFSL; translated from the coding sequence ATGGCAAGTCTCACAGGGAGTGCAAATAGCAGCACAAGGAGTAGCTCAGAAAATTTAAAGTTCAATGATACTGCGGCACTGGACACCAAAGTGTGTAATCTCAAAGTCTCTTCCACGAGTGGCTCCCCAAATGCCAAACCAAGGCGAGCATTAAGTGAGGTTCCCGTCAATACTCAACAAACGAAAGAACTGAGCGAAATAAGCGGCAGAGTACGAAGAGAGGACAGTGAGCTAACTCTGCAATCATttagaaaaagaaagatataTAGGgatcaagaagaagagaatcCCACAACCAAAGTGAAAGCTaggaaaacatcaaaaacaaGTGATGAGGAACCGCAAGAAGAGAAGATTCTATGGAAGGATCTTGATGCCAATGAGAGGAAGGATGTTTGCATGGTGACAGAATATACGAATGAAATATTCAGTCACCTGTACAAGAGAGAAATGGAAACGCTACCGTCGCATAATTACCTAACAGATACTAAATCAAAACATAATTTACGTCCGTCCATGCGAGCAATTTTGATAGACTGGTTGGTCGAAGttcatgaaaaatttcagtgTTATCCAGAGACCTTGTTTCTGACGATAAATATAATGGATAGATTTCTTTCGATGAATAAGGTCACATTAAGCAAATTACAATTATTGGCCGTCACTGCATTGTTTATAGCCGCTAAATTCGAGGAAGTCAATCTACCAAAATTATCGGACTATGCATATATAACGGATGGTGCGGCAACCAAGAATGATATCAAGAACGCAGAGATGTTTATGCTGTCGTCTTTAGAATTTAATATTGGTTGGCCAAATCCAATGAACTTCTTAAGAAGAATCTCTAAAGCTGATAACTATGATTTCCAAACGAGATCGATCGCAAAATTTCTATTGGAGTGCATTATGTGCTATCACAAATTCATCCATTTAAAGCCTTCTACAATGAGTGCAATGGCAATGTATGTTGCTAAACAGATTACCAGCACacacaataaaaaaaatctttgggATGAAACATTTAAGCATTATAGCGGCGGTATTGATCCATACGCTGATGCAGAGTTTCAGTCGTATTGCAAAGATTTaattaaagaaattgcatCTCCAACCACAAAGTTGGACTCActatatttgaaattcaaaaaaccaaaaaatggTGCCATGTATTACaaagtttttcaatggtGTCAAAATCAAGTTGAAACCGATGAGTCCCTTAATTCTCTATTTTCGCTATAG